The following proteins are co-located in the Anas platyrhynchos isolate ZD024472 breed Pekin duck chromosome 1, IASCAAS_PekinDuck_T2T, whole genome shotgun sequence genome:
- the TSKU gene encoding tsukushi isoform X1: MFPCVQPSVELPPPSSCGEGGSPPARPAARLGGGGEEEGGGRRRRRRRRRRRRREEGDTRPPGFALAGCRRRPLPVVGTGAAWPWEAAPGWEPTPAPRKEHPVLSPQQPEAAGATPARDGAGKRRSTMQFTAWFNLLLLLPCFGTTKTCFPGCHCEVESFGLFDSFSLTKVDCSGIGSHIVPVPIPLDTSYLDLSSNKLETINESMLTGPGYTTLVSLDLSYNKIAKISSTTFSRLRYLESLDLSHNSLEVLPEDCFSSSPLGDIDLSNNKLLDIAMDVFASKGQGKPLNVDLSNNMLSTITRHREKSIPNIQNLNLSGNRLTSVPNLQGIPLRYLNLDGNPLVKIEKGDFVGLTDLIHLSLSGLRGFRELSPYGFKELPALQVLDLSSNPDLRSLTADVVFGLNSLQELNLSGTGTASLPKTVLKYLPSIKSITLGKNVQCLKTIKEGQYHRQIGATKKEVLSCHDSHGAVAAAPYVL, translated from the exons atGTTCCCTTGTGTGCAGCCATCTGTTgagctccctcctccctcctcctgcggGGAAGGGGGCAGCCCGCCTGCCCGGCCAGCTGCACGccttggaggaggaggagaagaagaaggaggagggaggagaagaaggaggaggaggaggaggagaaggaggagggaggaaggggacaCCCGGCCCCCAGGCTTTGCTCTTGCCGGCTGCCGGCGGCGCCCGCTCCCCGTCGTGGGAACCGGCGCTGCGTGGCCGTGGGAAGCAGCCCCGGGGTGGGAACCGACCCCGGCCCCG agGAAGGAGCATCCTGTGCTctccccccagcagccagaAGCAGCGGGTGCCACCCCGGCGCGAGACGGAGCTGGGAAAAGGAG gtcAACAATGCAGTTCACAGCCTGGTTCaacctgctgcttctccttccctgtTTTGGTACCACCAAAACCTGCTTCCCCGGCTGCCACTGTGAAGTGGAAAGCTTTGGTCTCTTCGACAGCTTTAGCCTGACCAAAGTGGATTGCAGCGGCATAGGCTCGCACATCGTTCCCGTCCCAATCCCTCTGGATACCTCCTACTTGGATCTGTCTTCAAACAAACTGGAAACAATCAATGAATCGATGCTCACTGGCCCCGGATACACCACCCTGGTGAGCCTTGACCTGAGCTACAATAAAATTGCCAAGATTTCCTCCACAACCTTCTCCAGGCTTCGCTACCTGGAGTCTTTGGATCTGAGTCACAACTCTCTGGAAGTCCTTCCAGAGGACTGTTTCTCCAGTTCTCCTCTGGGTGACATAGATTTGAGCAATAACAAGCTTTTGGATATAGCAATGGACGTTTTTGCTTCCAAAGGTCAAGGAAAACCCCTGAATGTGGATCTATCCAATAACATGCTCAGCACAATTACCAGGCACCGCGAGAAGAGCATCCCCAACATCCAGAACTTAAATCTTTCTGGAAACAGGCTAACGTCTGTGCCCAACCTCCAGGGCATTCCCCTCCGATACTTAAATCTCGATGGGAACCCTCTAGTCAAGATTGAGAAAGGAGACTTCGTGGGGCTGACGGATTTGATTCATTTATCCCTCAGCGGCCTGCGTGGCTTCAGAGAGTTATCTCCGTATGGTTTCAAGGAATTGCCAGCCCTCCAAGTTCTGGATTTATCCAGCAATCCCGATTTGAGGTCACTGACTGCCGACGTTGTCTTTGGCTTGAACTCCCTACAGGAGCTCAACCTCTCTGGGACAGGCACGGCATCCTTGCCAAAGACTGTGCTGAAATACCTGCCCTCCATCAAAAGCATCACCCTGGGGAAGAACGTACAGTGTCTTAAGACCATCAAAGAAGGACAGTACCACCGACAAATTGGGGCGACCAAAAAAGAGGTCCTCAGCTGTCACGACAGCCACGGGGCCGTAGCAGCAGCACCTTACGTTTTGTga
- the TSKU gene encoding tsukushi isoform X2, whose amino-acid sequence MQFTAWFNLLLLLPCFGTTKTCFPGCHCEVESFGLFDSFSLTKVDCSGIGSHIVPVPIPLDTSYLDLSSNKLETINESMLTGPGYTTLVSLDLSYNKIAKISSTTFSRLRYLESLDLSHNSLEVLPEDCFSSSPLGDIDLSNNKLLDIAMDVFASKGQGKPLNVDLSNNMLSTITRHREKSIPNIQNLNLSGNRLTSVPNLQGIPLRYLNLDGNPLVKIEKGDFVGLTDLIHLSLSGLRGFRELSPYGFKELPALQVLDLSSNPDLRSLTADVVFGLNSLQELNLSGTGTASLPKTVLKYLPSIKSITLGKNVQCLKTIKEGQYHRQIGATKKEVLSCHDSHGAVAAAPYVL is encoded by the coding sequence ATGCAGTTCACAGCCTGGTTCaacctgctgcttctccttccctgtTTTGGTACCACCAAAACCTGCTTCCCCGGCTGCCACTGTGAAGTGGAAAGCTTTGGTCTCTTCGACAGCTTTAGCCTGACCAAAGTGGATTGCAGCGGCATAGGCTCGCACATCGTTCCCGTCCCAATCCCTCTGGATACCTCCTACTTGGATCTGTCTTCAAACAAACTGGAAACAATCAATGAATCGATGCTCACTGGCCCCGGATACACCACCCTGGTGAGCCTTGACCTGAGCTACAATAAAATTGCCAAGATTTCCTCCACAACCTTCTCCAGGCTTCGCTACCTGGAGTCTTTGGATCTGAGTCACAACTCTCTGGAAGTCCTTCCAGAGGACTGTTTCTCCAGTTCTCCTCTGGGTGACATAGATTTGAGCAATAACAAGCTTTTGGATATAGCAATGGACGTTTTTGCTTCCAAAGGTCAAGGAAAACCCCTGAATGTGGATCTATCCAATAACATGCTCAGCACAATTACCAGGCACCGCGAGAAGAGCATCCCCAACATCCAGAACTTAAATCTTTCTGGAAACAGGCTAACGTCTGTGCCCAACCTCCAGGGCATTCCCCTCCGATACTTAAATCTCGATGGGAACCCTCTAGTCAAGATTGAGAAAGGAGACTTCGTGGGGCTGACGGATTTGATTCATTTATCCCTCAGCGGCCTGCGTGGCTTCAGAGAGTTATCTCCGTATGGTTTCAAGGAATTGCCAGCCCTCCAAGTTCTGGATTTATCCAGCAATCCCGATTTGAGGTCACTGACTGCCGACGTTGTCTTTGGCTTGAACTCCCTACAGGAGCTCAACCTCTCTGGGACAGGCACGGCATCCTTGCCAAAGACTGTGCTGAAATACCTGCCCTCCATCAAAAGCATCACCCTGGGGAAGAACGTACAGTGTCTTAAGACCATCAAAGAAGGACAGTACCACCGACAAATTGGGGCGACCAAAAAAGAGGTCCTCAGCTGTCACGACAGCCACGGGGCCGTAGCAGCAGCACCTTACGTTTTGTga